The Bacillota bacterium LX-D genome includes a window with the following:
- a CDS encoding pro-sigmaK processing inhibitor BofA family protein encodes MDNVLQLTFAVLFLIFLVYLISKILVKPIKLAFKIGINSLFGILLLWGYNFLGNYIGIVIPINVLTVLVSGFLGIPGLILLIIVNFLLGG; translated from the coding sequence TTGGATAATGTATTGCAGCTGACATTTGCTGTATTATTTCTTATATTTTTAGTTTATCTAATCAGTAAAATATTAGTTAAGCCAATTAAACTGGCATTTAAAATAGGCATAAACTCCCTTTTCGGCATTTTACTTTTATGGGGATATAATTTTTTAGGAAATTATATTGGAATCGTTATTCCCATTAATGTATTGACTGTACTAGTTTCCGGCTTTTTAGGCATACCGGGTTTAATTTTACTTATTATAGTGAATTTTTTGTTAGGAGGCTAA
- a CDS encoding DUF2508 family protein: MELTRVVHLVKSLKEGISRLEEVSKEEPSNPLLKALEKAQKECAMARNFFDQVLDQDLVDFAIYEMEAAERRYMHLLKLAKKEGLLHTEIKLN; encoded by the coding sequence ATGGAATTAACTCGTGTTGTACATTTAGTAAAATCCCTAAAAGAAGGCATAAGTAGACTAGAGGAAGTATCTAAAGAAGAACCAAGTAATCCATTACTGAAGGCACTGGAAAAAGCACAAAAAGAATGTGCAATGGCGCGAAATTTTTTTGATCAAGTTCTTGATCAAGACTTAGTGGACTTTGCTATCTATGAGATGGAAGCAGCAGAGAGAAGATATATGCATTTACTAAAATTAGCAAAAAAAGAAGGATTATTACATACTGAAATTAAACTTAATTAA
- a CDS encoding FTR1 family protein, whose protein sequence is MFSSLLLSFREGLEAALVVAIILAYLHQSGKKASVKFVYYGVLIGVAVSLFGGFIGFREAQELGEKSEELFEGIMMLVASGLIIYFIVWMGNQSNNISADIKNKVKSSSNAVGLLVLSFLSVFREGVELCIFTFTKISEKAPNVALGSGIGIVLAIILTYIIFKTSIKFNLKLIFKGLGLILIYLGADMFAEGILKFIPMEEEPFEAILMALFVIPSLYFFMKSDIQKLLKRA, encoded by the coding sequence TTGTTTTCAAGTCTGTTACTATCATTTAGAGAAGGTTTAGAGGCAGCATTAGTTGTAGCAATCATTCTTGCGTATTTACATCAATCAGGTAAAAAGGCTTCTGTTAAATTCGTCTATTACGGTGTCCTTATCGGTGTTGCCGTAAGTCTTTTCGGTGGCTTCATCGGTTTTAGAGAAGCACAGGAACTCGGTGAGAAGTCCGAGGAATTATTTGAGGGTATTATGATGTTGGTCGCTTCAGGTCTAATCATATACTTCATAGTATGGATGGGAAATCAGTCAAACAATATTTCAGCCGATATTAAGAATAAAGTAAAAAGCAGTTCCAATGCTGTCGGCCTTTTAGTTTTGAGTTTCCTTTCTGTCTTCAGGGAGGGAGTGGAACTTTGCATATTCACCTTTACAAAAATCAGCGAAAAGGCTCCGAATGTGGCATTAGGAAGTGGTATCGGCATTGTCTTGGCTATCATTTTAACTTATATTATTTTCAAAACAAGTATAAAGTTCAATCTCAAGTTAATATTTAAAGGACTTGGCTTAATCCTTATTTATCTGGGTGCAGATATGTTTGCTGAAGGTATCCTAAAGTTTATACCAATGGAGGAAGAACCCTTCGAGGCTATACTCATGGCACTGTTTGTAATCCCTTCACTGTATTTCTTTATGAAAAGTGATATTCAAAAGTTACTCAAAAGAGCATAA
- a CDS encoding DUF1540 domain-containing protein, whose amino-acid sequence MSVKKMDHANAGIKCVVNSCHYYMPGDHCSAEKIEVQPRNAANTQETDCATFIPEK is encoded by the coding sequence ATGTCCGTAAAGAAAATGGATCATGCGAATGCTGGCATTAAGTGTGTTGTAAATTCCTGCCACTACTATATGCCTGGTGATCATTGCAGTGCCGAAAAGATTGAAGTTCAGCCAAGAAACGCTGCAAATACGCAGGAAACCGACTGTGCAACCTTTATTCCAGAAAAGTAG
- a CDS encoding MBL fold metallo-hydrolase: protein MEAIKISDMIYLFNSYLEFIDLTFNQYLLIGEKPILIHTGSNDQTAAILPQIKGILGSKPLEYVFVSHFESDECGGLSFLMNYYPQVKPICSQVTARQLMGFGITKDIIVKNPGEILEAGEYKFKFVSYPSEMHLWEGLMAFETKQGLLFSSDIFIQRGKLEQPIISSNLKDEVQKIPLEQVPSPDVHKVLVETILNLPVKYIMPGHGPCKKV from the coding sequence TTGGAAGCAATAAAAATTAGTGATATGATTTATCTTTTTAACAGTTATCTTGAATTTATTGATTTAACTTTCAATCAGTACCTACTCATCGGTGAAAAGCCAATTTTAATACATACTGGGAGTAATGATCAGACGGCTGCAATTCTTCCCCAAATTAAAGGAATATTAGGCAGTAAGCCATTGGAGTATGTTTTCGTATCGCATTTTGAATCCGATGAATGTGGTGGATTGAGCTTTTTGATGAATTACTATCCGCAGGTAAAACCAATTTGCTCACAGGTAACTGCAAGGCAGTTGATGGGATTTGGAATAACGAAAGACATCATTGTGAAGAATCCTGGAGAGATTTTAGAAGCAGGTGAGTATAAATTCAAATTTGTCTCTTACCCATCGGAAATGCACTTGTGGGAGGGACTGATGGCATTTGAAACAAAACAGGGCTTGCTATTTAGCAGTGACATTTTTATTCAAAGGGGAAAGTTGGAACAACCTATTATATCCTCAAATTTAAAGGATGAAGTTCAGAAAATTCCACTGGAACAAGTTCCCTCTCCTGACGTTCATAAAGTGTTGGTAGAGACAATTTTAAACCTTCCAGTCAAATATATTATGCCTGGACATGGACCGTGTAAGAAAGTATAA
- a CDS encoding metalloregulator ArsR/SmtB family transcription factor, translating to MAEYRDDFDRCDCDVIHEDTVNMVKEKMPLEENLYDLAELFKVFGDTTRIKLLWALDEAEMCVCDLAVLLNMTQSAISHQLRVLKQARLVKYRKDGKIVFYSLDDEHIKQIFDQGLTHINELKY from the coding sequence ATGGCTGAATATAGAGATGATTTTGATAGGTGTGACTGTGATGTAATACATGAAGATACAGTAAATATGGTTAAGGAGAAAATGCCTTTAGAAGAAAACCTTTATGATCTCGCAGAGTTATTTAAAGTCTTTGGCGATACTACCAGGATTAAATTACTTTGGGCTTTAGATGAAGCAGAAATGTGTGTTTGTGATTTAGCAGTTCTTCTGAACATGACTCAATCTGCAATATCCCATCAGTTACGGGTATTAAAGCAGGCAAGGCTGGTTAAATACAGAAAGGATGGCAAGATTGTATTTTATTCGTTAGATGATGAACACATAAAACAAATTTTCGACCAAGGTTTAACCCATATAAATGAATTAAAATATTGA
- a CDS encoding heavy metal translocating P-type ATPase has product MAAKELILDGLDCANCAAKIESKVNEIDGVNQASMNFINKTLTIEIGNKDRFDEILNETKKIVNRLEPKVNIKEKTISKSSKKVLVLMGLDCANCAAKIEREVQNLSGVKTASVDFVSKKLSIETYSKNDLEDIINETKKIVKRIEPDVKVIEAEEKKHLASGTNKISKKTFTLSDLDCANCAAKMEKGVSAIKGVKTATVNFATKKLEIEIDDGYWEKVIDEATKIVKKIEPDVSIIEDAKEKSKSLKGKEEVEESNKSELLRLGIGAALFGIATIFNFSFWVEFAIYFVSYILVGGEVVLRAIKNITRGQVFDENFLMTIATIGAFAVKEFPEGVAVMLFYQVGEFFQGMAVNRSRKSISALMDIRPDFATLLVGNEEKRVDPDDVEIGDRIIVKPGEKIPLDGKILEGKSMVNTSALTGESVPREVEVEDDVLAGFINTNGVLTIEVTKEFGESTVAKILDLVQNATSKKAPTENFITKFARYYTPIVVFIALALAVIPPLIIPGATFSNWIYRSLVFLVVSCPCALVISIPLGFFGGIGGASKNGILVKGSNYLEALNSVDTVVFDKTGTLTKGVFKVTKLSPKEEISSDELLKYAAFAESYSNHPIATSILNEYNKEVNKDEISDYEEISGHGIRVKVDGKEILAGNIKLMVKENIDYDKVDEVGTVVHVAIDKKYAGYIVISDEVKEDSKDAILGLKGIGIKKTVMLTGDNKQVGEKVAKELGLDEIYAELLPNQKVEKLEMLDKQKSPKGKLVFVGDGINDAPVLARADIGIAMGGLGSDAAIEAADVVIMTDEPSKIVSAIKIAKRTRKIVWQNIIFALVVKAIVLLLGAGGIATMWEAVFADVGVSVIAVLNAMRVMKVDNL; this is encoded by the coding sequence GTGGCTGCAAAGGAACTAATATTAGATGGGCTTGATTGTGCAAATTGTGCCGCAAAAATAGAATCAAAGGTAAATGAAATTGATGGTGTAAATCAGGCTTCTATGAACTTTATAAATAAAACACTTACAATTGAAATAGGCAACAAGGATAGATTTGATGAAATTTTAAATGAGACTAAAAAAATTGTGAACAGGTTAGAGCCTAAAGTAAACATCAAAGAGAAAACCATATCAAAGTCATCAAAAAAAGTCCTGGTGCTTATGGGATTAGATTGTGCAAATTGTGCAGCTAAAATAGAAAGAGAAGTTCAAAACTTAAGTGGCGTAAAGACAGCTTCAGTTGATTTTGTTTCAAAGAAACTTTCAATCGAAACCTACAGCAAAAATGATTTAGAAGATATAATAAATGAAACCAAAAAGATTGTAAAAAGGATAGAACCTGATGTTAAGGTAATTGAAGCAGAAGAAAAAAAGCATCTTGCATCTGGTACTAACAAAATCTCAAAAAAGACATTCACATTATCTGATTTGGATTGTGCAAACTGTGCTGCAAAGATGGAAAAAGGGGTAAGTGCAATAAAAGGTGTAAAGACAGCTACAGTTAATTTTGCAACAAAGAAACTTGAAATTGAAATTGACGATGGATATTGGGAAAAAGTAATTGATGAAGCTACAAAGATAGTTAAAAAAATAGAGCCTGATGTAAGTATTATTGAAGATGCTAAAGAAAAGAGCAAGTCCTTAAAGGGTAAAGAAGAAGTTGAAGAATCCAATAAAAGTGAACTTTTAAGACTGGGTATAGGTGCAGCACTATTTGGGATTGCAACTATATTTAATTTTTCATTCTGGGTAGAATTTGCAATATACTTTGTAAGTTATATTTTAGTTGGTGGGGAAGTTGTATTAAGGGCTATCAAAAATATTACAAGAGGGCAGGTTTTTGATGAAAACTTCTTAATGACTATAGCAACAATAGGTGCATTTGCAGTAAAAGAGTTCCCAGAGGGCGTTGCAGTTATGCTTTTCTACCAAGTAGGTGAATTCTTCCAAGGTATGGCTGTAAACCGTTCAAGAAAGTCAATTTCAGCTTTGATGGATATAAGACCTGACTTTGCAACTTTGCTTGTTGGGAATGAAGAAAAAAGGGTTGACCCTGATGATGTAGAGATTGGAGATAGAATTATTGTAAAGCCAGGTGAAAAGATTCCTCTTGATGGAAAGATACTTGAAGGGAAATCTATGGTAAACACATCTGCATTAACTGGGGAATCAGTACCAAGGGAAGTTGAAGTTGAAGATGATGTGCTGGCAGGCTTCATCAATACAAATGGTGTTTTAACAATTGAAGTTACAAAGGAATTTGGAGAATCAACAGTAGCTAAAATATTGGATTTAGTACAGAATGCTACAAGCAAAAAAGCACCAACTGAAAACTTTATAACTAAATTTGCAAGGTATTATACACCCATTGTAGTTTTTATAGCCCTTGCACTTGCAGTAATCCCCCCACTTATAATTCCTGGGGCTACATTTTCAAACTGGATATATAGATCACTTGTATTTTTAGTTGTATCTTGTCCTTGTGCATTAGTTATTTCAATACCACTTGGCTTCTTTGGTGGAATTGGTGGTGCATCAAAGAATGGTATTTTAGTTAAGGGAAGTAACTATTTAGAAGCTTTAAATAGTGTTGATACAGTTGTATTTGATAAAACAGGAACTCTTACCAAGGGTGTATTTAAAGTTACAAAGTTAAGTCCTAAAGAGGAGATTAGTTCTGATGAATTACTAAAATACGCAGCATTTGCAGAAAGCTATTCAAATCATCCTATTGCAACTTCTATCTTAAATGAATATAACAAGGAAGTTAATAAGGATGAAATTAGTGATTATGAAGAAATATCAGGCCACGGTATTAGGGTCAAAGTTGATGGCAAAGAGATTCTCGCAGGTAACATTAAACTTATGGTTAAAGAGAACATAGATTATGATAAAGTTGATGAAGTGGGAACAGTAGTCCATGTTGCTATAGATAAGAAATATGCAGGTTATATAGTTATTTCAGATGAAGTAAAAGAGGATTCAAAGGATGCGATTTTAGGTCTCAAGGGAATAGGGATTAAAAAGACCGTTATGCTTACAGGTGATAACAAACAGGTTGGAGAAAAGGTAGCAAAAGAATTAGGATTAGATGAAATATATGCAGAACTTCTGCCAAACCAGAAGGTTGAAAAATTAGAGATGTTAGATAAGCAAAAATCTCCAAAAGGTAAACTCGTATTTGTAGGTGACGGTATAAATGATGCTCCTGTACTTGCAAGAGCAGATATTGGTATTGCAATGGGTGGTCTTGGTTCTGATGCTGCAATTGAAGCTGCTGACGTGGTTATTATGACAGATGAACCTTCAAAGATAGTAAGTGCAATTAAGATTGCTAAAAGGACAAGAAAAATCGTATGGCAAAACATAATATTTGCTTTAGTAGTTAAAGCTATTGTTCTTCTTCTTGGTGCAGGAGGTATTGCAACGATGTGGGAAGCGGTATTTGCAGATGTAGGAGTATCAGTAATTGCGGTACTAAATGCAATGAGGGTCATGAAGGTCGATAACTTATAA
- the recR gene encoding recombination mediator RecR translates to MLYYAQPVSNLIAQLSKLPGIGPKTAQRLAFHILHMEAGEVKELADALLESKNKIKQCSICCNLTDIDPCRICNDDHRDKSVLCVVEEPKDVLALEKTREYKGQYHVLHGAISPMEGIGPENLSVKELLQRLENSAITEVVLATNPNIEGEATAMYLGRLLKPLGVKVTRIAHGLPVGGELEYADEMTLARAFEGRRELD, encoded by the coding sequence ATGCTTTATTATGCTCAACCTGTGTCCAATTTAATTGCTCAGCTTAGCAAGCTGCCTGGGATTGGGCCTAAAACAGCCCAAAGGCTGGCATTTCATATTTTACATATGGAGGCAGGAGAAGTAAAAGAGCTGGCAGATGCACTTCTAGAGTCCAAAAACAAAATAAAACAATGTTCTATTTGTTGCAATTTAACTGATATTGACCCTTGTCGAATTTGTAATGACGATCATAGAGATAAATCAGTTCTTTGTGTAGTAGAAGAACCTAAAGACGTATTGGCGTTAGAAAAAACTAGAGAGTATAAAGGCCAATATCATGTTTTGCACGGGGCAATTTCTCCTATGGAAGGAATAGGTCCTGAAAACCTAAGCGTCAAAGAACTTTTGCAGCGTCTGGAAAACTCGGCCATAACTGAGGTAGTCTTGGCGACTAACCCTAATATTGAAGGTGAAGCTACAGCTATGTACCTGGGAAGGCTTCTTAAACCTTTAGGGGTTAAGGTTACACGTATCGCTCATGGTTTACCCGTAGGCGGTGAACTGGAATATGCAGATGAAATGACCTTAGCTAGAGCTTTCGAAGGCAGGCGTGAATTAGATTAA
- a CDS encoding YbaB/EbfC family nucleoid-associated protein, which yields MGFGNMNKMMKQAQKMQADMAKLQEELGNKLVEATSGGGMVQVTANGKQEITKLTIKPEAVDPEDVEMLEDLVIAAVNEALRKSQEMVAGEMQKITGGLKMPGLF from the coding sequence ATGGGTTTTGGTAATATGAACAAAATGATGAAACAAGCGCAAAAAATGCAAGCCGACATGGCTAAACTGCAAGAGGAACTTGGCAACAAACTTGTGGAAGCAACTAGCGGAGGCGGCATGGTTCAAGTAACTGCTAACGGTAAACAAGAAATAACTAAATTGACCATTAAACCGGAAGCAGTAGACCCTGAAGATGTTGAAATGTTAGAAGATCTTGTGATAGCAGCTGTTAATGAAGCCCTGAGAAAATCACAAGAAATGGTGGCAGGAGAAATGCAGAAAATTACTGGTGGTTTAAAAATGCCAGGCCTTTTTTAG
- the dnaX gene encoding DNA polymerase III subunit gamma/tau: MSYIALYRQWRPMDFKQVVGQEHVVQTLQHALELQRISHAYLFCGPRGTGKTSMAKILAKAINCLDNQNGEPCNQCASCQRINQGQALDILEIDAASNRGIDEIRDLRENIKLSPVESRYKVYIIDEVHMLTMEAFNALLKTLEEPPAHVVFILATTEPHKIPLTILSRCQRFDFHRIPLEQIAKRLKEITEFHQVEADESALFLIAKTASGGMRDAVSLLDQCMSMGTAKIITEQVAQIAGLVSDEYLLELVDAMAAGHTAKCLTMLYEALKTGKEVRQLIADLLLHLRNLLLLQLGQGVEDLIIVANETLPRLKKQSSSFGKDKLLAMIKVLAAAENEIKWSTQGQILLEISLLKAIEVLPEENKDEVLVPKKKAASTSTSAKTVAPKAKAISPTFPLPEVPGAEETKESIAQDSTSNLSLEKVTAKWQEILDALRKVKIVAYAFFIEGKPIEIRAGKLVLQYREEHKFHKERSEQPENKKVMEQVIEQVLGCKIALEFQLKTNQSAEQKNDPKEDELYLKACEIFGGDIVELE; the protein is encoded by the coding sequence ATGAGTTATATAGCGCTGTACCGCCAATGGCGACCGATGGATTTTAAACAGGTTGTAGGACAAGAACACGTGGTGCAAACATTGCAGCATGCTTTAGAGTTACAACGGATTAGTCATGCCTATTTGTTTTGCGGGCCAAGGGGTACGGGCAAAACCAGTATGGCTAAAATTTTAGCAAAAGCAATTAATTGTTTGGATAATCAAAATGGGGAGCCTTGCAACCAGTGTGCCAGTTGTCAGAGAATTAACCAGGGACAGGCATTAGATATTTTAGAAATAGATGCTGCCTCCAACCGAGGGATAGACGAAATTCGTGATTTGCGGGAAAATATCAAACTAAGCCCAGTAGAAAGCCGTTATAAAGTATATATCATTGATGAAGTACATATGTTAACCATGGAAGCATTTAACGCTTTACTTAAAACCTTGGAAGAACCTCCGGCTCATGTAGTATTTATATTAGCTACAACAGAGCCTCATAAAATACCATTAACTATTCTTTCGAGATGCCAGCGTTTTGATTTTCACAGAATACCCTTGGAACAAATTGCTAAACGGTTAAAAGAAATTACTGAATTTCACCAGGTAGAGGCTGATGAATCGGCACTATTTTTAATTGCCAAAACTGCTTCCGGAGGAATGCGGGATGCCGTAAGCTTGCTGGATCAGTGCATGTCTATGGGAACAGCCAAAATCATTACAGAGCAGGTTGCCCAAATTGCTGGTTTAGTCAGCGATGAATATTTGCTTGAATTAGTTGATGCTATGGCTGCCGGTCATACTGCCAAATGTTTGACTATGCTTTATGAGGCATTAAAAACCGGCAAAGAAGTACGTCAACTAATAGCTGATTTACTTTTACATTTAAGAAACCTGTTATTATTGCAATTGGGACAAGGTGTCGAGGATTTAATTATTGTTGCCAATGAAACTTTACCCAGGCTTAAAAAGCAAAGCAGTAGTTTTGGCAAAGACAAATTACTGGCTATGATTAAGGTACTGGCAGCTGCTGAAAATGAAATTAAATGGAGCACCCAAGGTCAAATACTGCTGGAAATCAGTTTATTAAAAGCTATAGAGGTACTGCCGGAAGAAAATAAGGATGAAGTTTTAGTTCCTAAAAAAAAGGCAGCGTCAACAAGTACTTCAGCAAAAACAGTTGCTCCAAAGGCCAAGGCAATTTCACCTACATTCCCATTGCCAGAAGTACCTGGGGCAGAAGAAACAAAAGAAAGCATAGCTCAAGACTCAACCTCCAATCTTAGTTTGGAAAAAGTTACAGCTAAATGGCAGGAAATATTAGATGCTTTGCGTAAAGTTAAAATTGTAGCTTACGCTTTCTTTATTGAAGGGAAACCCATAGAAATTAGAGCTGGTAAGCTAGTTTTACAGTATAGAGAAGAACATAAATTCCATAAGGAAAGAAGTGAACAACCAGAGAATAAAAAGGTAATGGAACAGGTTATAGAACAAGTTTTAGGATGCAAAATAGCTCTTGAATTTCAGCTAAAAACTAATCAATCTGCCGAGCAGAAGAATGACCCTAAGGAAGACGAATTGTATCTTAAGGCCTGTGAAATTTTTGGCGGAGACATTGTAGAATTAGAATAA